From a single Bos indicus isolate NIAB-ARS_2022 breed Sahiwal x Tharparkar chromosome 11, NIAB-ARS_B.indTharparkar_mat_pri_1.0, whole genome shotgun sequence genomic region:
- the SOCS5 gene encoding suppressor of cytokine signaling 5: protein MDKVGKMWNNFKYRCQNLFGHEGGSRSENVDMNSNRCLSVKEKNISLGDSAPQQQSSPLRENVALQLGLSPSKNSSRRNQNCAAEIPQIVEISIEKDNDSCVTPGTRLARRDSYSRHAPWGGKKKHSCSTKTQSSLDTDKKFGRTRSGLQRRERRYGVSSVHDMDSVSSRTVGSRSLRQRLQDTVGLCFPMRTYSKQSKPLFSNKRKIHLSELMLEKCPFPAGSDLAQKWHLIKQHTAPVSPHSTFFDTFDPSLVSTEDEEDRLRERRRLSIEEGVDPPPNAQIHTFEATAQVNPLYKLGPKLAPGMTEVNGDSCAVPQANCDSEEDTTTLCLQSRRQKQRQVSGDSHAHVSRQGAWKVHTQIDYIHCLVPDLLQITGNPCYWGVMDRYEAEALLEGKPEGTFLLRDSAQEDYLFSVSFRRYNRSLHARIEQWNHNFSFDAHDPCVFHSSTVTGLLEHYKDPSSCMFFEPLLTISLNRTFPFSLQYICRAVICRCTTYDGIDGLPLPSMLQDFLKEYHYKQKVRVRWLEREPVKAK from the coding sequence ATGGATAaagtggggaaaatgtggaataaCTTCAAGTACAGGTGTCAGAATCTCTTTGGTCACGAGGGAGGAAGCCGTAGTGAAAATGTGGATATGAACTCCAACAGATGTTTGTCtgtcaaagagaaaaacatcagTTTAGGAGACTCAGCTCCTCAGCAGCAAAGCAGTCCCTTAAGAGAAAACGTTGCCTTACAACTAGGGTTAAGCCCTTCAAAGAATTCTTCAAGGAGAAACCAAAACTGTGCCGCTGAAATTCCTCAGATTGTTGAAATAAGCATTGAAAAGGATAATGACTCATGTGTCACCCCAGGAACAAGACTTGCAAGAAGAGATTCCTACTCTCGACATGCTCCTTGGGGTGGGAAGAAGAAACATTCCTGTTCTACAAAGACACAGAGTTCACTGGATACGGATAAAAAGTTTGGTAGAACTCGAAGTGGACTTCAAAGGAGAGAGCGGCGGTACGGCGTCAGCTCCGTGCACGACATGGACAGTGTGTCCAGCAGGACTGTAGGAAGTCGCTCTCTGAGACAGAGGTTGCAGGATACTGTGGGCTTGTGTTTTCCCATGAGAACTTACAGCAAGCAGTCAAAACCCCTATtttctaataaaagaaaaatacatctttcTGAATTAATGCTTGAGAAATGCCcttttcctgctggctcagatttGGCCCAAAAATGGCATTTGATTAAGCAGCACACAGCCCCTGTGAGCCCACATTCAACATTTTTTGATACATTTGATCCATCCTTGGTTTCTACAGAAGATGAAGAAGATCGGCTTCGAGAGAGAAGGCGGCTTAGTATTGAAGAAGGGGTAGACCCCCCGCCCAACGCACAAATACATACATTCGAAGCCACTGCACAGGTTAACCCGTTATATAAACTGGGACCAAAGTTAGCTCCTGGAATGACTGAAGTAAATGGGGACAGTTGTGCAGTTCCACAAGCTAATTGTGACTCAGAAGAGGACACAACCACGCTGTGTTTGCAGTCACGGAGGCAGAAGCAACGTCAGGTGTCTGGAGACAGCCATGCCCACGTTAGCAGACAGGGAGCCTGGAAAGTCCACACGCAGATTGATTACATACACTGCCTCGTGCCGGACTTGCTCCAGATCACAGGTAATCCCTGTTACTGGGGAGTGATGGACCGCTACGAAGCAGAAGCCCTTCTGGAAGGGAAACCTGAAGGTACATTTTTGCTCAGGGACTCTGCACAAGAGGACTACCTCTTCTCTGTGAGCTTCCGTCGCTACAACAGGTCCCTGCATGCCCGAATTGAACAGTGGAATCACAACTTTAGTTTCGATGCCCATGACCCATGTGTGTTTCACTCCTCCACTGTAACAGGACTTTTGGAACACTACAAAGACCCCAGCTCTTGCATGTTTTTTGAACCATTGCTTACAATATCACTAAACAGGACTTTCCCTTTTAGCCTGCAGTACATCTGCCGTGCAGTCATCTGCAGATGCACGACGTATGATGGAATTGATGGGCTCCCTTTACCATCAATGttacaggattttttaaaagagtatcaTTATAAACAGAAAGTTAGAGTTCGCTGGCTAGAACGAGAACCAGTCAAAGCAAAGTAA